A region of Alteromonadaceae bacterium 2753L.S.0a.02 DNA encodes the following proteins:
- a CDS encoding putative ABC transport system ATP-binding protein, translating to MIKTQDLRQRVPVFDGSLDILKGINLEIKRGDSVAIVGSSGSGKSTLLGMLAGLDLPSSGKVLLDETDITRLDEEARAKVRARLVAFVFQNFQLLGSLTALENVMLPLEVNNHPAPLQQAKNYLEKVGLAERERHYPRQLSGGEQQRVALARAFASEAPILFADEPTGNLDAETGKNIADLLFELNQETETTLVLVTHDKTLADRCNKQFKMTAGELEAVQASGSVAH from the coding sequence ATGATAAAAACTCAAGACCTCCGCCAGCGGGTACCGGTGTTTGATGGTTCGCTCGATATCCTGAAAGGGATCAACCTTGAAATCAAGCGCGGCGACAGTGTCGCCATTGTAGGCTCGTCAGGGTCAGGAAAATCGACACTACTCGGTATGCTTGCGGGCTTGGATCTCCCCTCCAGCGGAAAAGTTTTATTGGATGAAACCGATATTACACGACTCGACGAGGAGGCCAGGGCAAAAGTGCGCGCACGACTGGTGGCATTTGTGTTCCAGAATTTCCAATTACTCGGCAGCTTAACCGCACTCGAAAATGTGATGTTACCGCTCGAGGTAAACAACCACCCTGCTCCGCTCCAACAAGCAAAAAATTATCTTGAAAAAGTCGGTCTTGCCGAACGGGAACGTCATTATCCGCGGCAACTGTCGGGTGGCGAACAGCAGCGGGTAGCCTTGGCAAGAGCATTCGCCTCGGAGGCTCCGATTCTTTTCGCGGATGAACCGACCGGAAACCTGGATGCAGAAACCGGCAAAAATATTGCGGATCTGTTGTTCGAACTGAATCAGGAAACGGAAACGACATTGGTGCTTGTGACCCACGATAAAACCCTGGCCGATCGCTGCAATAAACAATTTAAAATGACCGCCGGCGAGTTGGAAGCGGTGCAGGCTTCCGGGAGTGTCGCCCATTGA
- a CDS encoding acyl-CoA thioesterase-1, protein MLGCVLVLRLASPTSAAEAPVILVVGDSLSAAYNLAEEQGWVHLLEQRLSTQASFKHYKVVNASVGGATSSAALQRLPALLKLHEPQVTLLEMGANDGLQGKPVPYITQNLSKLIELCRASKSKVVLIGIRLPPNYGRRYTDPFFDQYAQLADKYQLPLVPFLLEGIAGDNTLMQADRLHPTAKAQAQILENVWPILQSVL, encoded by the coding sequence GTGCTGGGTTGCGTTCTCGTTTTGCGCCTGGCCAGCCCAACAAGTGCTGCCGAAGCTCCCGTTATATTGGTGGTGGGAGATAGCCTAAGCGCCGCCTATAATCTCGCCGAAGAGCAGGGCTGGGTGCACCTTCTGGAGCAGAGATTGAGCACTCAAGCGTCGTTCAAGCACTACAAGGTCGTTAACGCTTCGGTGGGCGGTGCAACGTCATCTGCAGCTCTTCAGCGCCTTCCTGCGCTACTGAAGTTGCATGAACCACAAGTAACGCTGTTAGAAATGGGAGCCAATGACGGCTTACAGGGCAAGCCGGTGCCCTACATCACGCAAAATCTCTCAAAACTCATTGAGCTTTGCCGCGCCAGCAAATCCAAAGTGGTATTGATCGGTATACGCCTACCACCTAATTACGGCCGCCGCTATACAGACCCCTTCTTCGACCAATACGCACAACTGGCAGACAAGTATCAGTTGCCGTTAGTGCCATTTCTTCTGGAAGGTATTGCCGGCGATAACACACTTATGCAAGCGGATAGACTCCACCCAACAGCAAAAGCGCAAGCGCAAATCCTCGAAAACGTGTGGCCGATTCTACAGTCTGTTCTGTGA
- a CDS encoding hemolysin activation/secretion protein: MMFKKFPSLCTSALLLVGCAFTPLAWSQGFLEMPDTTQVPDYERETLLQDLDIPAVRDRDPDPEAGPRLNVKEFRLQGIVEYPKLGITRADIVKRIEDIRFDIMDEGEYTDSGFTLDELGELSKLFVEMEKTTQDRHVGPVEVQQFVFLIREQLRKRGVTLGMIETVADTITQYYRERGFILAKAYIPKQEVRDGVVTLTLLLGELGEVEVDGARRVSPGLVGRTFKRDMYKPVTAKKIDEALTLINDIPGLRAQGFFSPGTQVGDTKMTVKVNEENWTTVNLRLDNHGSKSTSKNRAYADVYVHNPLGIGDELYFGLLKTYSPDQSTYGAFRYNTFVLNPRWRASLGYSNNDFVSRNLRQVGESYFTGESQVADIGTTYIFRRSRVSNYSMELKYMDIDTELDTNTNITQEDVSKISLGFNFDLLNEKRRHLYLGNFTVHKADLYEKGGFDGETSGENVFVSFDFSMLNFFRFPFTHYETRFLWKASGQYAGKSLSNLNQINLTGPTRSRVFSVNGFQADDGLYLGMDWMLPLPKFGGASLFGESLNRVFQPFVFIDTSYGVIQPVAEGDGEITGNLADAGVGLKMSHSRFSGSLTYGAVLEDKIKDLQEKTPTSLLTFELQFSF, translated from the coding sequence ATGATGTTTAAAAAATTCCCTTCACTGTGTACGAGTGCGTTGTTGCTTGTGGGGTGCGCTTTCACTCCTCTAGCTTGGTCCCAAGGTTTTCTTGAAATGCCGGATACCACACAGGTACCGGATTATGAACGAGAAACCCTTTTACAGGATCTTGATATTCCCGCGGTGCGTGATCGTGACCCTGATCCAGAGGCAGGGCCGCGGCTAAATGTTAAAGAGTTTCGCCTGCAGGGTATTGTTGAATATCCCAAGCTGGGTATCACTCGCGCCGATATCGTGAAACGTATTGAAGACATTCGATTCGATATTATGGATGAAGGTGAATACACCGATTCGGGATTTACCTTAGACGAACTGGGCGAGCTTTCCAAACTGTTTGTTGAAATGGAAAAAACAACCCAGGATCGTCACGTAGGCCCGGTTGAAGTACAACAATTTGTGTTTTTAATTCGAGAACAACTCCGCAAGCGCGGTGTCACCTTGGGCATGATAGAAACCGTGGCTGATACGATTACCCAGTATTATCGCGAACGGGGTTTTATATTGGCAAAAGCCTATATTCCCAAACAGGAAGTGCGCGATGGCGTGGTGACCTTAACCCTGTTACTGGGAGAGCTGGGTGAGGTGGAAGTGGATGGCGCCAGACGAGTCTCGCCAGGCTTGGTGGGGCGAACTTTCAAACGCGACATGTACAAGCCGGTTACGGCTAAAAAGATTGATGAAGCTCTGACCTTAATTAATGATATCCCCGGTTTGCGCGCTCAGGGTTTTTTCTCGCCAGGCACGCAGGTGGGCGACACCAAAATGACCGTGAAGGTTAATGAAGAAAATTGGACGACAGTTAATTTGCGACTGGATAATCACGGCTCCAAAAGTACATCCAAAAACCGCGCCTATGCCGATGTGTATGTGCACAATCCCTTGGGAATTGGTGACGAACTTTATTTCGGTTTGCTAAAAACCTACAGCCCCGATCAAAGCACCTACGGAGCATTTCGTTACAATACCTTTGTTTTAAATCCACGATGGCGCGCCAGTTTGGGTTATTCCAACAACGATTTTGTCTCGCGCAATTTGCGACAAGTTGGCGAAAGTTATTTCACCGGTGAATCACAGGTTGCCGATATTGGCACCACCTATATTTTTCGCCGCAGCCGTGTGAGCAACTATTCCATGGAATTAAAATACATGGATATCGACACGGAATTGGATACCAATACCAATATTACCCAAGAGGATGTTAGCAAGATTTCGTTGGGCTTCAATTTCGATCTGCTGAATGAAAAGCGTCGCCATCTCTATTTGGGAAATTTTACGGTTCACAAGGCCGATCTCTATGAAAAGGGCGGCTTTGATGGAGAAACCTCCGGAGAAAATGTATTTGTATCCTTTGATTTTTCAATGCTCAATTTTTTCCGGTTTCCATTTACACACTATGAAACGCGATTTTTATGGAAAGCGAGTGGTCAATATGCCGGTAAAAGCCTTTCAAACCTTAACCAGATTAATCTCACCGGGCCGACGCGTTCGCGTGTATTTAGTGTAAACGGTTTCCAGGCCGATGACGGTTTATACCTGGGGATGGACTGGATGTTGCCCCTGCCCAAATTCGGTGGCGCTAGCCTGTTCGGTGAAAGCTTAAATAGGGTGTTTCAGCCCTTTGTATTTATCGACACTTCTTATGGTGTGATTCAACCCGTTGCGGAAGGGGACGGTGAAATTACAGGAAATCTTGCCGATGCAGGTGTGGGTTTGAAAATGAGTCATTCAAGATTTAGCGGGAGTCTTACCTATGGTGCGGTTCTGGAAGACAAGATTAAGGATTTGCAGGAAAAAACACCGACTAGCCTTTTAACATTCGAGTTGCAGTTTAGTTTTTAG
- a CDS encoding glycerol-3-phosphate dehydrogenase, with product MSTVQSSGFASEYDITIIGGGINGVAVAAEAASRGLRTLLVHGRDLASGASAPPVCLAAENLQRLSALDYFQLNSLLEELQLLHGSAPHLIDLLPVEQLNGEAANGGNTNLTAKLFKALRNRALSSQLQQRHRGFNIAARLKPARLVVCLALHAQKYGADIRTYHRVTNAERFQDHWLLRISNALEKGNEFNVRSKLVINCSGWLANDVLEKLLKVETRAKATEEFRTQFFFKNPLIHDPAKRKIIKVYGENMHFYVYHATDEILSFGPVKCDQEGYAECINLQDEFIAAWNNSPELVEFARPLTPEDILYKRRGNIALIQDPCGKNDAPLTAPLLDINNPGNAAVLLNIFGADPAIAEKIARQAMDVLYDFTNSKANPQFCKDKLPGGDINAESMPAFIEKLCSEFNQLPPKLVHRLARNYGSLAYVILGESKTEQDLGEHFGNLLYECEVDYLVKLEWATCADDILERRTFIHLSAGSEVREKLEKWFASQ from the coding sequence ATGAGTACCGTGCAATCCAGCGGCTTTGCCAGCGAATACGACATAACCATCATAGGCGGTGGCATCAACGGTGTTGCTGTGGCTGCTGAAGCGGCCAGTAGAGGCCTTAGAACTCTGCTGGTTCATGGCAGAGACCTTGCCTCCGGCGCTTCTGCCCCGCCAGTGTGTCTCGCCGCTGAAAACCTGCAGCGACTCTCGGCACTGGATTATTTTCAGCTCAACAGCCTGCTGGAAGAGTTGCAACTACTCCACGGTAGCGCACCCCACCTCATCGACCTGTTGCCCGTTGAACAACTCAACGGTGAAGCCGCCAACGGCGGCAACACCAATCTCACTGCAAAACTCTTTAAAGCCCTGCGCAACCGCGCTTTGTCATCACAATTGCAGCAACGTCACCGGGGCTTCAACATTGCCGCCCGCTTAAAACCGGCGCGGCTTGTGGTATGCCTCGCATTGCACGCACAGAAATACGGTGCCGATATTCGCACCTACCACCGAGTGACAAACGCAGAACGTTTTCAAGACCACTGGCTGTTGCGTATTAGCAATGCCCTTGAGAAAGGTAACGAATTCAACGTTCGCAGTAAATTGGTGATCAATTGCAGTGGCTGGCTCGCCAACGACGTATTGGAAAAACTACTGAAGGTTGAGACGCGCGCAAAAGCCACAGAAGAATTTCGCACGCAATTTTTCTTTAAAAACCCGCTGATTCATGACCCAGCCAAGCGAAAAATCATTAAAGTTTACGGCGAAAATATGCATTTTTATGTGTATCACGCTACCGACGAAATTCTTTCGTTTGGGCCGGTAAAATGCGACCAAGAGGGCTACGCAGAATGCATTAATCTGCAAGACGAATTTATAGCAGCATGGAACAACAGCCCTGAGCTGGTGGAGTTTGCCCGTCCCTTAACACCCGAAGATATTCTCTACAAACGCCGCGGCAATATAGCGCTTATTCAAGACCCCTGCGGCAAGAATGATGCGCCGCTCACAGCGCCTTTACTCGATATTAATAATCCCGGCAACGCTGCCGTGCTGCTCAATATTTTCGGCGCCGACCCCGCCATTGCCGAAAAAATAGCGCGCCAGGCAATGGACGTGCTCTACGACTTTACCAACAGCAAAGCTAACCCACAGTTCTGCAAAGATAAACTGCCTGGCGGCGATATAAATGCCGAAAGCATGCCCGCCTTTATCGAAAAACTGTGCAGTGAATTTAATCAATTGCCGCCAAAACTGGTCCATCGCCTGGCACGCAACTACGGCAGCCTAGCGTATGTGATTCTCGGTGAAAGTAAAACCGAGCAAGACCTGGGAGAGCATTTTGGCAACCTGCTTTATGAATGCGAAGTGGACTACCTGGTTAAATTGGAATGGGCCACTTGCGCTGATGATATTTTGGAGCGCCGCACTTTTATACACTTGAGTGCGGGGTCGGAGGTGAGGGAAAAGCTGGAGAAGTGGTTTGCCAGTCAATAG
- a CDS encoding sodium-dependent dicarboxylate transporter 2/3/5: MANANMRSLAATVLLFLAIVFTELFGIPGTNLTHAQEITAAILIVAAVLWVSEWVSLFIVSFLILGLEIVWLLPVLNAQGVDVKSNVFFSPFFSNIILLFLGGFVLSSLMQKYELDIRFAQTILKRTKGVPSLTLLGIILACSFLSMWISNTATTAMMLTMVFPLIKKIPEDNKFRKALVLCIPFACNLGGIGTPIGTPPNAIALSYLTKHGFEISFAKWMALTLPFLIVFLFLLWQMLLRLFPAGDLKLDVPERHTAKFGSKHWAALGVFVITALGWFFASKLGLATGTVGLFPVIVCFWFGLLSTKDFRDLPWDVLYMVAGGLALGVALNVTGLGEVLIQSLPLSGSPWILLVITAAVAGGMSTVMSNTATAGLVIPLVMNLPFEHDYLLALVVALALMCSMAMALPVSTPPNAIAFSSRAISSRDMMITGGLITIVGYICVVLLGPTYWRFVISMLGV, from the coding sequence ATGGCAAACGCCAATATGCGCAGTTTGGCAGCAACGGTTCTTTTGTTTTTAGCCATTGTTTTTACCGAATTGTTCGGAATCCCCGGTACCAACTTAACCCATGCTCAAGAAATTACCGCAGCCATTCTCATTGTGGCCGCTGTTCTTTGGGTGAGTGAGTGGGTCTCGCTCTTCATTGTCAGCTTTTTAATACTCGGTCTTGAAATAGTCTGGCTTCTGCCAGTCCTGAATGCGCAAGGCGTTGATGTTAAAAGTAATGTTTTCTTTAGTCCGTTTTTTTCCAACATTATTCTGCTGTTTTTGGGCGGTTTTGTGCTCTCCAGCCTTATGCAAAAATATGAGCTGGATATTCGTTTCGCACAAACCATTTTAAAACGCACCAAGGGCGTACCGTCACTGACCTTGTTGGGTATTATTCTCGCCTGCTCGTTTCTTTCCATGTGGATAAGCAATACAGCGACCACTGCGATGATGCTTACCATGGTGTTCCCGCTGATTAAAAAGATCCCGGAAGACAACAAATTTCGCAAAGCACTGGTGCTGTGTATTCCGTTTGCCTGTAACCTCGGCGGTATTGGTACGCCCATCGGAACACCGCCAAACGCTATTGCACTCAGTTATCTCACCAAACACGGTTTTGAAATCAGTTTCGCAAAATGGATGGCGCTTACCCTTCCCTTCCTCATCGTGTTCCTTTTCTTGTTGTGGCAGATGCTGTTACGCCTGTTCCCTGCCGGTGATTTGAAACTGGATGTACCAGAACGCCACACAGCAAAATTTGGCAGCAAGCATTGGGCGGCACTCGGCGTGTTTGTAATCACCGCACTCGGTTGGTTCTTTGCCAGTAAACTTGGGCTTGCGACTGGTACAGTGGGGCTGTTCCCGGTAATCGTTTGTTTCTGGTTTGGGCTGCTATCTACCAAAGATTTTAGAGACCTTCCCTGGGATGTGCTCTATATGGTTGCCGGTGGTCTGGCTTTGGGGGTCGCCTTGAATGTGACAGGACTCGGCGAAGTATTGATTCAATCGCTTCCACTTTCCGGCTCTCCCTGGATTCTGCTGGTTATTACAGCCGCGGTCGCTGGGGGCATGTCGACAGTGATGAGTAACACCGCGACCGCCGGTTTGGTGATACCACTGGTTATGAATCTGCCGTTCGAGCACGATTACCTGCTGGCATTAGTGGTAGCATTGGCGTTAATGTGTTCTATGGCGATGGCGCTGCCAGTAAGTACGCCACCAAACGCCATTGCATTCAGCTCTCGTGCAATCAGCAGCCGCGACATGATGATCACCGGTGGTCTGATCACAATTGTTGGGTACATTTGTGTTGTACTCCTTGGGCCCACGTATTGGCGATTTGTCATTTCCATGCTGGGTGTATAA
- a CDS encoding putative ABC transport system permease protein, whose protein sequence is MKSVFTFLARDLRGGELSILVFSLILATATVTSINLFTNRIQNSILDEATEFLAADAQVRSTLPIPKELKQQAQQHKLISAEINTFRAMAFSESGMQLVAVKGVTQNYPLKGAVTLSDTAFGIGKFTTHGPAEGEVWLASRLFGALQIAIGDTISIGDATLTVTQALIKEPDSPQTFFGVAPRALINIADIPKTGAVQTGSRVNYALLLVGETDGLEVIKKLSNAEDSPHTRWVGVEQSNQNIGDALARAEKFLLLAGSLSVLLSGVAIAMAARRYAARQSNTVALLKTFGQTPANILWRYLIVLSIIGLGTVITGAISGWLLHLLILKLLANLLPDALASASLGAYFGGAFAGIIALLAFAAPPLLALKNIAPARVLRESDSGALFNPKLAAAIGLSAILLLIFGYSASLSMTLTIAIACTVVVIGGSVLAWSMLRLGKHFAANWGTHWRLGFANLQRHQGFNAVQIMIFATLIMLLLILTEMRTGLIKQWQNQLPKDAPNHFIFNIFNDEKPQIENLLQEHNIDHKPFYPMLRGRIIEVNGESVKPRIETTKSHMNYERELNLTWASTLGDDNKIVEGSWHGEHSPVDLTVSSEQEYAEGIGLKVGDSLTFSIAGQTVTARLGTIRSVQWDSMNPNFFMIFSQPLLNNTATNWLTSLYLPADQKQFLNSLSRQFPTASIVELDQMIDQVRSIMSKVSLAVEFILVLVLAAGLLVLITSIQATLDVRFQESAILRTLGAPRRLVNKVLIIEFGALGFMAGLLAAMGAQLALYYLQTELFELPFEGSLLVWMAGPLGGSLLIGIIGWISTRKVTLQPPLTTLRNL, encoded by the coding sequence TTGAAATCAGTATTCACCTTTCTTGCACGAGACTTGCGCGGCGGCGAGCTCAGTATACTGGTGTTCTCGTTAATTCTCGCAACCGCCACCGTTACCAGTATCAATTTATTTACAAATCGCATTCAAAATTCCATTCTGGATGAAGCCACAGAATTCCTTGCAGCGGATGCGCAAGTCAGAAGCACTTTACCTATTCCTAAAGAATTAAAACAACAAGCACAACAGCACAAGCTGATTTCGGCTGAAATAAACACCTTTCGTGCTATGGCATTTTCAGAAAGCGGAATGCAGTTGGTTGCTGTTAAAGGGGTTACGCAAAACTATCCTTTGAAAGGCGCAGTCACACTGTCCGACACCGCTTTTGGTATCGGAAAGTTCACGACTCACGGGCCGGCAGAAGGTGAGGTGTGGTTGGCATCGCGATTATTCGGGGCCCTACAAATCGCCATTGGAGACACAATAAGCATTGGCGACGCGACTCTAACTGTCACGCAAGCACTTATTAAAGAACCTGATAGCCCGCAAACGTTTTTTGGCGTCGCACCGCGTGCGTTGATCAACATAGCGGATATCCCTAAAACCGGAGCTGTGCAAACCGGAAGTCGAGTTAACTATGCATTGCTGCTTGTCGGTGAAACGGATGGCCTTGAGGTCATAAAAAAACTCTCAAACGCAGAAGATAGCCCCCACACCCGCTGGGTGGGCGTTGAGCAGAGCAATCAAAATATTGGCGACGCACTCGCCCGTGCCGAGAAATTTTTACTGTTAGCCGGTAGTTTAAGCGTGTTATTAAGCGGCGTTGCAATCGCTATGGCTGCGCGCCGCTATGCCGCAAGACAATCCAACACTGTTGCGCTGTTAAAAACATTCGGGCAAACCCCCGCTAACATTTTGTGGCGCTACCTGATTGTACTCAGCATAATTGGGCTGGGCACGGTGATCACCGGTGCAATCAGTGGTTGGCTGTTGCATTTGCTGATATTAAAACTGCTCGCAAATTTATTACCAGACGCACTGGCCAGCGCATCTCTTGGCGCTTATTTCGGCGGTGCGTTTGCCGGCATTATCGCGCTACTGGCGTTCGCGGCACCGCCATTGTTAGCGTTAAAAAACATCGCGCCCGCACGCGTCTTGCGCGAATCAGATAGTGGCGCACTGTTTAATCCTAAATTAGCGGCAGCCATCGGTTTAAGTGCAATATTACTGTTAATATTTGGTTACAGTGCCAGCTTAAGCATGACACTTACCATTGCCATTGCTTGTACGGTCGTTGTTATTGGGGGCAGTGTTCTGGCATGGTCAATGCTGCGCCTGGGCAAACACTTTGCAGCCAATTGGGGCACCCATTGGCGCCTGGGATTCGCTAATTTGCAACGGCATCAGGGCTTCAATGCCGTGCAGATCATGATTTTTGCCACTCTAATCATGTTGCTGCTTATTCTTACTGAAATGCGCACCGGGCTTATTAAACAGTGGCAAAATCAATTACCGAAAGATGCGCCCAACCATTTTATTTTTAACATCTTTAATGATGAAAAACCTCAAATAGAAAATTTGTTACAAGAACACAACATCGACCACAAACCTTTCTACCCAATGCTGCGCGGCCGAATAATTGAGGTAAACGGCGAATCGGTTAAACCTCGCATTGAAACAACAAAATCTCATATGAATTATGAGCGGGAGTTGAATTTAACCTGGGCCAGCACTTTGGGTGATGATAATAAAATTGTGGAGGGAAGCTGGCATGGCGAGCATTCGCCAGTTGACCTAACCGTTTCGTCTGAACAGGAATATGCAGAAGGTATTGGTCTTAAAGTGGGTGATTCGCTCACTTTTAGTATTGCCGGTCAAACCGTTACAGCGAGGTTGGGCACTATTCGCAGTGTGCAGTGGGATAGCATGAACCCCAATTTTTTTATGATTTTTAGTCAACCTTTACTGAACAACACTGCCACCAATTGGTTAACCAGCTTATATCTACCCGCGGATCAAAAACAGTTTTTAAATTCGCTCAGCCGCCAATTTCCAACAGCGTCTATCGTAGAACTCGACCAGATGATCGATCAGGTACGCAGCATTATGAGCAAGGTATCTCTGGCCGTTGAATTCATCCTGGTATTAGTTCTAGCGGCAGGTTTATTGGTGCTCATTACCAGTATTCAGGCCACGCTTGATGTGCGCTTTCAAGAAAGTGCAATTTTACGCACCCTGGGAGCACCACGCCGTTTGGTTAACAAAGTACTAATTATTGAATTTGGTGCTCTGGGTTTTATGGCAGGGCTACTTGCTGCGATGGGCGCTCAGCTCGCGCTTTATTATTTGCAGACTGAACTGTTCGAATTACCCTTTGAAGGAAGCCTGCTTGTGTGGATGGCCGGCCCACTGGGCGGTAGCTTGTTGATTGGTATAATTGGCTGGATCTCAACACGAAAAGTGACATTACAGCCGCCGCTAACCACCCTACGTAATTTATAA